One genomic region from Nostoc sphaeroides encodes:
- a CDS encoding high light inducible protein, protein MATQETRPSTDLPPVAAEYNGRDRNEFLFGWTPQAEIWNGRFAAIGFLAYLLWDLAGYSVVRDVLRIVGY, encoded by the coding sequence ATGGCAACTCAAGAAACTCGTCCATCTACAGATTTACCACCTGTTGCAGCAGAATACAATGGGCGCGATCGCAATGAATTTCTGTTTGGCTGGACTCCCCAAGCCGAAATTTGGAATGGTCGCTTTGCAGCAATTGGTTTTCTAGCCTATTTACTTTGGGATTTAGCAGGCTATAGCGTTGTTCGTGACGTTTTACGCATAGTTGGCTACTAG
- a CDS encoding high light inducible protein: protein MATQGTRPSTDLPPVAAEYNGRDRNEFLFGWTPQAEIWNGRLAAIGFLAYLLWDLSGYSVLRDVLHLIGY from the coding sequence ATGGCAACTCAAGGAACTCGTCCATCTACAGATTTACCACCTGTTGCAGCAGAATACAATGGGCGCGATCGCAATGAATTTCTGTTTGGCTGGACACCTCAAGCCGAAATTTGGAATGGTCGCTTGGCAGCAATTGGATTCCTTGCATATTTACTTTGGGATTTGTCTGGTTATAGCGTCTTAAGGGACGTACTACACCTAATTGGATATTAG
- the infC gene encoding translation initiation factor IF-3 has product MIDHENNNRGLIDTNEALQLAESLELDLVVVSQGKEAPIAKILNYGKLQYQKKKRQSQSARPTVKEVRFGLNVGVADYNLRIQQAGEWLSKGDSVKFAIRLRGREHQYRDKAGELLDRIANDLSQVGKIQSLDKRALVVQVIPA; this is encoded by the coding sequence TTGATTGACCATGAGAATAACAATCGTGGTCTGATCGACACCAATGAGGCGCTACAGCTAGCCGAGAGCTTAGAGCTTGACTTAGTTGTAGTCTCCCAAGGTAAAGAGGCTCCAATCGCCAAGATTCTCAACTATGGCAAGCTTCAATATCAAAAGAAAAAACGTCAGAGCCAGAGTGCTAGACCCACGGTAAAGGAAGTTCGATTTGGTCTAAACGTGGGCGTAGCTGATTACAATTTACGCATCCAACAAGCAGGTGAGTGGTTGAGTAAAGGCGATTCAGTCAAGTTTGCCATCCGTTTACGAGGCCGAGAACATCAATATCGTGACAAAGCAGGAGAACTGCTAGACCGAATTGCAAATGATCTCAGTCAAGTAGGTAAAATCCAATCGCTGGATAAACGCGCACTAGTTGTTCAAGTTATTCCTGCTTAG
- a CDS encoding DEAD/DEAH box helicase gives MSFSNLGLSNEIIRAVTERGYTEPTPIQMQAIPAVLSGSDLLAGAQTGTGKTASFTLPLLHRLSSDKSIKGTYKGYPPIRALILTPTRELAAQVEESVREYGKYLQLNSMVMFGGVGINLQKQRLKNRVDILVATPGRLLDHVQQGTLNLSHIEVLVLDEADRMLDMGFIHDIRRILSLLPKKRQNLLFFATFSDKIKTLAAGLLNNPTMIEVARRNVTAETIAQKVYQVDRDKKRQLLAHLIRRDNWYQVLVFTRTKYGADRLVKQLGEDRIQALAIHGNKSQPVRTNALAKFKNGSLQVLVATDIAARGLDISELPHVVNFDLPNVPEDYVHRIGRTGRAGASGEAVSLVSVDEYPLLKDIEKLIEQRLPREVVAGFAPNPDSNAEPMPNGRQHRAKPERDQRPARTPKPLPQTSAKRKAAPPATNGDKPGARSSASRRSAKRDR, from the coding sequence ATGTCTTTTTCTAATCTCGGCTTGTCCAATGAAATTATCCGTGCGGTTACCGAACGCGGGTACACTGAACCTACGCCAATTCAGATGCAGGCGATTCCTGCCGTCTTGTCTGGTAGCGATTTGCTAGCTGGGGCACAAACTGGTACTGGAAAGACCGCTAGTTTTACCCTACCGCTTCTGCATCGGTTGTCGTCTGACAAAAGCATCAAAGGTACATATAAGGGATACCCGCCGATCAGGGCGCTGATTCTTACCCCGACTCGTGAACTCGCCGCACAGGTTGAAGAAAGCGTGCGCGAGTACGGCAAGTACTTGCAGCTAAACTCGATGGTGATGTTCGGCGGAGTCGGTATTAATCTGCAAAAACAGCGTTTGAAGAACCGAGTGGATATTCTAGTCGCTACTCCAGGGCGACTGTTAGACCATGTACAGCAAGGGACGCTGAACCTGTCGCATATTGAGGTTTTGGTGCTAGATGAAGCAGATCGGATGCTGGACATGGGCTTTATTCATGACATCCGCCGCATCCTCTCACTATTGCCCAAAAAGCGACAAAATTTGCTATTCTTCGCTACTTTCTCGGATAAAATTAAGACACTCGCCGCCGGACTGCTGAATAACCCGACGATGATTGAGGTAGCACGCCGCAACGTTACCGCCGAGACGATCGCACAGAAAGTTTATCAAGTAGACCGTGACAAGAAACGTCAATTACTTGCTCACCTGATTCGCCGAGATAATTGGTATCAAGTTCTAGTGTTCACCCGCACTAAGTACGGTGCTGACCGTTTGGTTAAGCAGTTGGGCGAAGACCGCATTCAAGCACTGGCAATCCACGGGAATAAGAGCCAGCCGGTGCGTACCAATGCTCTGGCAAAGTTCAAGAATGGTAGCTTACAGGTATTGGTGGCGACAGATATTGCTGCTAGGGGTCTTGATATCAGCGAACTGCCTCATGTAGTTAACTTCGACCTACCCAATGTACCGGAGGATTATGTTCATCGCATAGGGCGTACTGGCCGCGCTGGCGCGTCAGGTGAAGCTGTATCGCTGGTGTCCGTTGATGAATACCCTCTATTGAAAGATATTGAAAAACTGATCGAGCAGCGCTTGCCAAGGGAAGTAGTGGCTGGTTTTGCACCTAACCCCGATAGCAATGCCGAACCAATGCCAAATGGACGGCAACACAGAGCCAAACCCGAACGTGATCAGCGTCCGGCTCGTACTCCTAAACCTTTACCACAGACATCGGCTAAACGGAAGGCAGCGCCACCTGCCACGAATGGCGATAAGCCTGGTGCGCGTTCGTCGGCATCGCGCCGTTCTGCTAAACGCGATCGCTAA
- the dnaG gene encoding DNA primase — protein MQIPRLHPDTIEEVKLRADIVDVVSEYVVLRKRGKDFVGLCPFHDEKSPSFTVSQTKQLYYCFGCQAGGNAIKFVMELGKRSFADVVLDLARRYQVPVQTLEPEQRQELQRQLSLREQLYEVLATSAQFYQHALRQSQGQQALQYLQSNRQFKEETIQQFGLGYAPAGWETLYRYLVEDKHYPAQILEKAGLIKPRSSGGGYYDVFRDRLMIPIRDVQGRVIAFGGRTLTDEQPKYLNSPETELFSKGKTLFALDQAKGGISQVDQAVVVEGYFDAIALHAVGINNAVASLGTALSLEQVRLILRYTESKQLVLNFDADKAGTNAAERAIGEIAELAYKGEVQLKVLNLPDGKDADEYLHSHTPEDYGELLKNAPLWLDWQIQQIIQDRDLRQATDFQQVTQQLVKLLKNIANSDTRNYYVSYCAEILSLGDTRLIPLRVENLLTQIAPPPATYSKPVSARKAWGSSKSPLPTPYSPLPTERSLLEHAEALLLRIYLHCPEQRQAIIDELEERDLQFSLSHHRFLWQQILEISSVDGETKNFASQPDLISRLQDQFLEFGSEMGLISHLFHIDEKNQKEILRTPQVVQAAIACMDLVMLEKRYRHFLELWQQTDPETEPERYQSYYQAFYAEKIKLQKIDRQRLFSITELL, from the coding sequence ATGCAAATCCCCCGCTTGCACCCAGACACAATTGAGGAAGTTAAACTACGGGCTGATATTGTAGATGTCGTCTCGGAATACGTAGTTTTACGCAAACGTGGGAAAGATTTCGTCGGGTTGTGCCCCTTCCACGATGAAAAATCTCCCAGTTTCACCGTCAGCCAAACCAAGCAATTGTATTATTGCTTCGGTTGTCAAGCTGGAGGAAATGCCATTAAGTTTGTCATGGAGTTGGGGAAGCGTTCTTTTGCTGATGTGGTGCTGGATTTAGCACGGCGTTACCAAGTACCTGTGCAAACTCTCGAACCCGAACAACGCCAAGAATTACAGCGTCAGCTATCTTTGCGTGAACAGTTATATGAAGTTCTGGCAACATCCGCACAATTTTATCAACACGCCCTCAGACAATCTCAAGGGCAACAGGCACTTCAATATTTGCAATCTAACCGCCAATTCAAAGAAGAAACTATACAGCAATTTGGTTTAGGTTATGCCCCCGCAGGTTGGGAAACTCTCTATCGTTATCTAGTGGAAGATAAACATTACCCAGCGCAGATACTAGAAAAAGCGGGATTGATTAAGCCACGCTCTTCCGGGGGCGGTTATTATGATGTATTCCGCGATCGCTTGATGATTCCCATCCGTGATGTGCAAGGGCGTGTTATTGCCTTTGGTGGTAGAACCCTGACGGATGAGCAACCTAAATATCTGAATTCACCAGAAACCGAGCTTTTTAGTAAAGGTAAAACATTATTTGCCCTCGATCAAGCTAAAGGTGGGATTTCTCAAGTCGATCAAGCCGTGGTGGTAGAGGGATATTTTGATGCGATCGCTCTCCACGCTGTTGGTATTAATAACGCCGTCGCCTCACTCGGTACAGCTTTAAGTTTAGAACAAGTCCGGTTAATATTACGCTACACCGAATCGAAACAATTAGTACTCAACTTTGATGCTGATAAAGCCGGCACTAATGCTGCTGAAAGAGCGATCGGTGAAATTGCCGAATTAGCATACAAAGGCGAAGTTCAGTTAAAAGTTCTCAATTTACCCGATGGTAAAGATGCTGATGAATATTTGCATAGCCACACCCCAGAAGATTATGGAGAACTGCTAAAAAATGCGCCACTTTGGTTAGACTGGCAGATTCAGCAAATTATTCAAGATCGTGATTTGAGACAGGCTACTGATTTTCAGCAAGTAACTCAACAATTAGTCAAATTACTTAAAAATATAGCTAACAGCGATACACGCAACTATTACGTTTCTTACTGTGCAGAAATACTCAGCTTAGGAGATACCAGACTTATACCCCTACGAGTCGAAAATCTGCTAACTCAAATTGCTCCTCCTCCGGCTACATACTCTAAACCTGTGTCAGCCAGAAAAGCATGGGGAAGTAGCAAATCCCCACTCCCCACTCCCTACTCCCCACTCCCCACAGAACGCAGCCTTTTAGAACACGCAGAGGCTTTATTACTGCGAATTTACTTGCATTGTCCTGAACAACGTCAAGCGATTATTGACGAACTAGAGGAGCGAGATTTGCAATTTAGTCTTTCCCACCACCGATTTTTATGGCAACAGATATTAGAAATTTCATCCGTTGATGGAGAAACAAAAAATTTTGCGTCTCAACCAGATTTAATTTCCCGCCTGCAAGACCAGTTTTTAGAATTTGGTAGCGAGATGGGGTTAATTTCCCATTTGTTTCATATCGATGAAAAAAACCAGAAAGAAATACTTCGGACTCCGCAGGTAGTTCAAGCTGCGATCGCTTGCATGGATTTAGTGATGCTTGAAAAACGCTATCGCCACTTTTTGGAATTATGGCAACAAACCGATCCAGAAACTGAACCAGAGCGATATCAATCGTATTATCAGGCTTTCTACGCTGAAAAAATCAAGCTTCAGAAAATAGACCGACAACGGTTATTTTCCATCACCGAGTTGTTATAG
- a CDS encoding N-acetylmuramoyl-L-alanine amidase translates to MGRIFISAAHGGKEARGVDPGAIAGGTTEAKEMILLRDLIVTELRARNLEILAVPDDLSAAQTITWINSRGRRGDVALEIESDAANSPSVRGAGVFYIANNSDRKSNAEQLLVALLRRVPQLPNRGVKADTNSGLGSLAFCRQTTLPALVMQVGFLSNPEDRALLQSRRRDFALGIVDGLVTWSRAIDPTPGTPTAANYPPINININGQNYSEQGVLVNGNAYIPIDLVDLLRIDLSKAANVNRITYRKVVYVKAIELRDFNVAVSWNAATRTVSLRSNLVVCPGQFSRVMSNGNTSEVQLQLFLRNNNENALVQFPDIPKIYREEAGIEGVNYDIAFCQMCVETGFLRFGGDIRPEQNNFAGLGAIGGGAEAASFPSARIGVRAHIQHLKAYASLEPLVQEVVDPRFRFVTRGIAPLIDQLSGRWSADLDYGTKISAMLKRLYESAGLL, encoded by the coding sequence ATGGGGCGTATTTTTATTTCGGCGGCTCACGGAGGCAAAGAAGCTAGAGGGGTAGATCCAGGTGCGATCGCAGGTGGTACAACTGAAGCTAAAGAAATGATTCTGCTGCGGGATTTGATTGTCACAGAACTGAGGGCGCGGAATTTGGAAATTTTGGCGGTTCCTGATGACTTAAGCGCCGCCCAAACTATCACCTGGATCAATTCCCGTGGCCGCCGGGGTGATGTCGCCCTAGAGATTGAATCTGACGCAGCTAACAGCCCTTCTGTGCGTGGGGCTGGCGTTTTCTATATTGCTAATAATAGCGATCGCAAGAGTAATGCTGAACAGTTGTTAGTGGCGTTGTTGCGCCGCGTACCCCAATTGCCGAATCGGGGAGTCAAGGCAGATACAAATAGTGGATTGGGTAGTTTAGCATTCTGTCGTCAGACAACGCTTCCAGCTTTGGTGATGCAAGTGGGGTTTCTCAGTAATCCAGAGGATCGGGCTTTGCTGCAAAGTCGTCGCCGCGATTTTGCTTTGGGAATTGTCGATGGATTGGTGACTTGGAGTCGTGCAATTGACCCCACTCCTGGAACTCCGACCGCAGCAAATTATCCGCCAATTAATATTAATATTAATGGACAAAATTATTCAGAGCAAGGAGTTTTAGTTAATGGTAATGCTTACATCCCCATTGATTTAGTAGACCTTCTGCGAATTGACCTTTCAAAAGCGGCTAATGTCAATCGGATTACCTATCGCAAAGTAGTTTACGTCAAAGCGATTGAACTGCGAGATTTTAATGTTGCAGTCAGTTGGAATGCTGCAACGCGTACTGTTAGCTTGCGATCAAATTTGGTGGTTTGCCCTGGTCAATTTTCGCGGGTGATGTCGAACGGTAATACTTCTGAAGTACAGTTACAATTATTCCTCAGAAATAATAATGAAAATGCTTTAGTACAGTTTCCTGACATCCCAAAAATTTATCGGGAAGAAGCAGGGATAGAGGGAGTTAACTATGATATTGCCTTTTGCCAAATGTGTGTAGAAACTGGATTTTTACGGTTTGGTGGCGATATTAGACCTGAGCAAAATAACTTTGCAGGCTTAGGTGCGATCGGTGGTGGTGCCGAGGCTGCGTCTTTTCCAAGTGCCAGAATTGGAGTGAGGGCACACATCCAACATTTGAAAGCTTACGCTAGTTTAGAACCTTTGGTACAAGAAGTAGTAGATCCAAGATTTCGCTTTGTCACACGCGGGATTGCACCATTAATTGATCAGCTATCAGGGCGCTGGTCAGCAGATTTAGATTATGGTACAAAAATTTCAGCAATGCTCAAACGATTATATGAATCAGCAGGACTTCTTTGA
- a CDS encoding BsuBI/PstI family type II restriction endonuclease, producing MIVPSSSRALVASDNSSLEFTSLAKLSSGNLLAEVDLYRAVVSLKLRQDKKGSMGQFLTPASVAQLMAGMFNSLDLPEISLLDAGAGIGSLLAAFVVQVCQHQKPTSSLRVVAYEIDPFLIRYLHQTLKLCEKECQHVGISFNYEIRETDFIEDAVRLQKLGLLNSAIATEFTHAILNPPYLKINAHSKVRELLRSIGLETSNLYTGFMAATAQLLKPSGEFVAITPRSFCNGPYFRDFRKMFLEMMALEQVHLFESRQEAFNDDDVLQETIIIQATKQKQKSNSVIINSSCGANDDLIMSHSVTYSQLVHPNDLEQFIHIIPDDISQQIVRRMSIFTCTLKDLGLTVSTGRVVDFRAKEYLRTNPENNTVPLIYPVNLSNGYVEYPKITKKPQGIVYIEETANLLIPNEHYVLCKRFSSKEEKRRVVAVVYDADQFNYAYVGFENHLNYFHKDGRGLSLTLARGLAVYLNSTLVDAFFRLFNGHTQVNATDLRKLKYPNLSQLLCLGTEFKDQFPSLQEIDELIENQLLSMSNLSENNPIATKSRIDEALQILTQLGFLRSQLNERSALTLLALLDLKPTDSWQLATSPLMGITPMMNFMAQHYGKTYKPNTRETVRRQTVHQFLDAALIVANPDDLSRPINSPKTVYQIENSALELLKTYATNDWEKSICTYLASVETLKKQYAQEREMSRIPIVINREIKNLSPGGQNILIEKVINDFAPRFTPSGKLIYVGDTDEKFAHFDEAALADLGVNIDSHGKMPDVIIHFTTNNWLVLIEAVTSHGPINPKRKKELEVLFRSAQIPLVMVTTFLSRKAMVGYLAEIAWETDVWVAEDATHLIHFNGEYLLQAYQTDKKQTS from the coding sequence GTGATCGTCCCATCAAGCAGTAGAGCGTTAGTAGCAAGTGATAACAGTAGTTTAGAGTTTACCAGCCTCGCAAAACTATCAAGTGGAAACTTGCTTGCAGAAGTCGATCTTTATCGGGCTGTAGTAAGTTTAAAGCTAAGGCAAGACAAAAAAGGGTCGATGGGTCAGTTTCTCACTCCCGCCTCAGTAGCCCAATTGATGGCTGGGATGTTTAATAGCCTTGATTTGCCTGAAATATCCTTGCTTGATGCTGGAGCAGGAATCGGTTCATTACTAGCGGCTTTTGTGGTACAAGTATGCCAGCATCAAAAACCCACATCAAGTTTGCGCGTTGTAGCTTATGAAATTGACCCTTTTCTAATTCGATATTTGCATCAGACTCTAAAGCTATGTGAGAAGGAATGTCAACATGTAGGTATTTCCTTCAATTACGAAATTCGTGAGACTGATTTTATCGAAGATGCAGTCAGGCTGCAAAAGCTTGGTTTATTGAATAGTGCAATCGCAACAGAATTTACCCATGCTATTCTCAACCCGCCTTATTTAAAAATCAATGCTCATTCCAAGGTGCGCGAGTTGCTGCGTTCCATCGGTTTGGAAACTAGCAATCTTTATACTGGTTTTATGGCTGCAACAGCGCAACTTTTAAAACCAAGTGGGGAGTTTGTAGCGATTACCCCGCGCAGTTTTTGCAATGGGCCGTATTTCCGTGACTTTCGCAAGATGTTTTTAGAGATGATGGCTTTAGAGCAAGTGCATCTATTTGAGTCGCGGCAAGAAGCATTTAATGATGATGATGTTTTGCAAGAAACTATCATTATCCAAGCTACAAAACAAAAGCAAAAGTCTAACAGCGTAATTATCAATAGCAGCTGTGGCGCTAATGATGACTTGATAATGTCACACTCTGTAACATATTCGCAGTTAGTTCACCCTAATGATTTAGAGCAGTTTATTCATATTATTCCAGATGATATTAGCCAGCAAATCGTTCGGCGAATGTCAATTTTTACATGTACATTGAAAGATTTAGGATTAACAGTTTCAACTGGACGGGTAGTAGATTTCCGAGCAAAAGAGTACTTAAGGACAAATCCAGAAAATAATACTGTTCCTTTGATTTACCCGGTGAATTTATCGAATGGATATGTAGAGTATCCAAAAATAACGAAAAAACCTCAAGGGATAGTTTATATAGAAGAAACAGCGAATCTTCTGATACCAAATGAGCATTATGTCCTGTGCAAAAGATTCTCATCGAAAGAAGAGAAAAGGCGTGTTGTTGCAGTGGTTTATGATGCCGACCAATTTAATTATGCCTATGTCGGCTTTGAAAATCACTTGAATTACTTTCACAAAGATGGGCGTGGACTTAGCCTTACCTTGGCTCGTGGACTTGCTGTTTATCTCAATTCAACCTTAGTTGATGCTTTTTTTCGGTTGTTCAATGGGCATACTCAGGTCAATGCAACAGATTTGCGAAAATTAAAGTACCCTAATTTGTCACAGCTATTATGTTTAGGGACGGAGTTTAAAGATCAGTTTCCTTCTTTGCAGGAAATTGATGAACTTATAGAAAATCAGCTACTGAGTATGTCCAATCTGTCAGAGAATAATCCAATTGCAACTAAGTCTCGAATTGATGAAGCGCTGCAAATTTTGACACAATTGGGCTTTCTGCGATCGCAGCTTAACGAACGATCAGCTTTAACTCTCTTGGCGTTGCTTGACTTAAAACCGACAGACTCTTGGCAATTAGCCACTTCCCCTTTGATGGGAATTACGCCGATGATGAACTTTATGGCTCAACATTATGGTAAAACCTATAAGCCCAACACACGGGAAACAGTTCGCCGCCAGACAGTGCATCAATTTCTAGATGCAGCTTTGATAGTTGCTAATCCAGATGATTTAAGCCGCCCTATCAACAGTCCTAAAACTGTATATCAAATTGAAAACAGTGCGTTAGAACTATTAAAAACTTACGCCACTAACGACTGGGAAAAGAGCATCTGCACTTACCTTGCTTCAGTTGAAACTCTGAAAAAGCAGTATGCTCAAGAGCGCGAAATGTCCCGTATTCCAATAGTGATTAACCGAGAAATTAAAAATTTATCACCAGGTGGTCAAAATATTTTAATTGAAAAAGTTATTAATGATTTTGCCCCTCGTTTTACTCCTAGCGGAAAGCTAATCTATGTTGGCGATACAGATGAAAAGTTCGCCCACTTCGATGAAGCAGCATTGGCAGATTTGGGCGTTAACATCGATTCACATGGCAAAATGCCAGATGTGATTATTCACTTCACAACAAATAACTGGTTGGTACTGATTGAAGCTGTAACCTCACACGGCCCAATTAATCCTAAACGGAAGAAGGAACTTGAAGTTTTATTTAGAAGTGCCCAAATACCTCTGGTGATGGTAACAACATTTCTCAGTCGTAAAGCAATGGTGGGATATCTGGCAGAAATTGCTTGGGAAACCGATGTTTGGGTTGCTGAAGATGCAACTCATTTGATTCATTTCAATGGTGAATATCTATTGCAGGCTTACCAAACAGATAAGAAGCAAACTTCCTGA
- a CDS encoding tetratricopeptide repeat protein, translating to MPDSLPLRDRYLALIDEIVETTLKGKISSVEMVYQMLLKGITSGTGEVFELALSDRLNALQNQVDSEKDELKKAKATRSLRAIKTIQSQWQRWQEQNKSTEAIASAVTEITSAPADERLAVFLRITDPNQKYPLNLQQLQELSKALQQFAQADADLEQFSEGITRGLASWQRLQDNLLSWLYEQKESLGFGGVPGERGPWASWAKQLNSELPQELLRTLAREESAIEFAERQRGITLRDWVEMALILQFLQRGLINWFDQQAYDVKAGPKLSISTFLTFAVIWSQLASGFGSIGKVYSNACSQIMLQILRTFAQRPYFPFYGGIFASFTGNYLRDALDYLDEPLRRGEGTQEKARILTLLGYSQRALGQYQRSLDFHHQALEIARNAGDRACEIANLNHLSRTYVQQQNYAEAINYSQRALILSRQAGDRTGEANALVNLGYSEVMQAQELENLEPETYEAAINYLEQGLKLSEKLGDIQSKALCVSSLGIAYLVIGEHQTAIKYLEDGFKTAQVSGDLYLQGRNLAYLAEAYYHLQNSEKTVYTGCLGMYLLEQIASNEWRQPAGLLTILQGQIGAEAFQKFLQQHRPKIIAVIGVDGYDHIPQLLEEYKQDM from the coding sequence GTGCCAGACTCTTTGCCATTGCGCGATCGCTATCTTGCCTTAATCGATGAAATTGTCGAAACCACCCTCAAGGGCAAAATTAGCTCTGTGGAGATGGTGTATCAAATGCTGCTTAAAGGAATTACTTCCGGGACAGGGGAAGTCTTTGAGCTAGCTTTGAGCGATCGCTTGAATGCTCTCCAAAATCAAGTCGATAGTGAAAAAGACGAACTAAAAAAAGCCAAGGCTACTCGGAGTTTGAGAGCCATTAAAACCATTCAAAGTCAATGGCAACGTTGGCAAGAGCAAAACAAGTCCACAGAAGCGATCGCCTCCGCAGTTACAGAAATTACCTCAGCTCCTGCTGACGAGCGTCTAGCCGTATTTTTACGGATTACTGACCCCAATCAGAAGTATCCGCTAAATTTGCAACAGTTACAGGAATTATCAAAAGCATTGCAGCAATTTGCCCAGGCAGATGCTGATTTAGAACAATTTTCTGAAGGGATTACCCGTGGTTTAGCTTCTTGGCAGCGATTGCAAGACAACTTGCTCAGTTGGCTGTACGAGCAAAAAGAATCTCTGGGATTTGGTGGCGTACCGGGAGAACGTGGCCCTTGGGCAAGTTGGGCGAAACAACTCAATAGTGAGTTACCCCAAGAACTGCTTCGCACCTTGGCTAGGGAAGAATCGGCAATAGAGTTTGCCGAACGACAACGGGGTATCACCCTCAGAGATTGGGTGGAAATGGCATTGATTTTACAATTCTTGCAACGAGGACTAATTAACTGGTTTGACCAACAAGCTTACGATGTTAAAGCCGGGCCAAAGTTGTCCATTTCCACATTCTTGACCTTTGCAGTGATTTGGAGTCAGTTAGCAAGTGGTTTTGGGAGCATTGGTAAAGTATACAGCAATGCCTGTTCTCAAATCATGCTCCAGATATTGCGAACCTTTGCCCAGCGTCCATATTTTCCCTTTTACGGCGGGATTTTTGCCTCTTTTACTGGCAATTATTTGCGAGATGCCCTCGATTATTTGGATGAACCATTGCGACGAGGCGAGGGAACCCAAGAAAAAGCGCGGATTTTGACACTTTTAGGTTATTCCCAGCGTGCTTTGGGACAATACCAGCGCTCACTTGATTTTCATCATCAGGCGTTAGAGATAGCCAGAAATGCAGGCGATCGCGCCTGTGAAATTGCCAATCTCAACCACCTCAGCCGCACTTACGTGCAACAGCAAAATTATGCTGAGGCAATTAACTACAGTCAACGAGCATTAATACTAAGTCGGCAAGCAGGCGATAGAACAGGAGAAGCAAACGCGCTGGTAAATTTAGGTTACAGCGAAGTGATGCAAGCTCAAGAACTGGAAAACTTAGAACCAGAAACTTATGAAGCTGCAATTAACTATTTGGAACAAGGTTTAAAATTATCAGAAAAATTAGGTGATATTCAAAGTAAAGCCTTATGTGTCAGCAGTTTAGGAATTGCTTATCTAGTAATTGGAGAACACCAAACTGCAATTAAATATCTTGAAGATGGCTTTAAAACAGCGCAAGTTTCCGGCGATTTGTATCTTCAAGGGCGAAACTTAGCTTATTTAGCAGAAGCTTATTATCACTTACAAAATTCCGAAAAAACTGTTTACACAGGCTGCTTAGGAATGTATCTTTTGGAGCAAATTGCTTCTAATGAGTGGCGACAACCAGCAGGGTTACTGACAATTTTACAAGGGCAAATCGGGGCAGAAGCTTTCCAAAAGTTCTTACAGCAACATCGCCCGAAAATTATTGCGGTTATTGGTGTAGATGGGTACGATCACATTCCGCAATTATTAGAAGAATATAAACAAGATATGTAA
- a CDS encoding GNAT family N-acetyltransferase, whose product MTIRHATETDLPAIVAIYNAAIPSRMATADLEPVSVESRLPWFKARSPSRRPLWVIEVEGVIAGWLSFQSFYGRPAYNTTAEISIYIAPGFHRCGLGRQLLAQAINESPTLGLKTLLCFIFAHNQPSLKLFETFGFQPWGHLPKVAEIDSVERDLVIMGLQIIDTPTTSSCGIARFE is encoded by the coding sequence ATGACTATTCGCCATGCGACTGAAACTGACTTACCTGCAATTGTGGCAATTTATAATGCTGCAATTCCTAGCCGCATGGCAACTGCTGATTTAGAGCCAGTATCTGTAGAAAGTCGCCTTCCTTGGTTCAAGGCGCGATCGCCTTCACGACGCCCACTTTGGGTAATCGAAGTAGAGGGAGTAATTGCTGGATGGCTGAGTTTCCAATCCTTTTATGGGCGACCCGCCTATAATACTACTGCCGAAATTAGTATTTACATAGCCCCTGGCTTCCATCGATGTGGTTTGGGACGGCAACTATTAGCACAAGCAATTAATGAAAGTCCTACTTTGGGTTTAAAGACCTTACTATGCTTTATTTTTGCCCACAATCAACCCAGTTTAAAACTTTTTGAAACATTTGGTTTTCAACCTTGGGGACATTTACCTAAAGTTGCCGAAATTGACAGCGTTGAACGCGACTTAGTAATAATGGGACTCCAAATTATTGACACTCCCACAACTTCAAGCTGTGGGATTGCAAGGTTTGAGTGA
- a CDS encoding VWA domain-containing protein: protein MFRDINIKSKGILGWLAQAKTSDFTFLERLDEMSDRYVDNCDVFSLEDPENIADKELYDLLMTEYPNWLKLAKIKKLLP from the coding sequence ATGTTTAGAGATATAAATATCAAAAGTAAAGGGATTTTAGGCTGGTTAGCTCAAGCAAAGACAAGTGATTTTACCTTCCTAGAACGACTGGACGAAATGAGCGATCGCTATGTTGATAACTGCGATGTTTTCAGTTTAGAAGATCCAGAAAATATAGCGGATAAAGAACTTTATGATTTACTGATGACTGAATATCCAAACTGGCTAAAATTAGCTAAAATTAAGAAGTTATTACCATAA